Part of the Desulfovibrio legallii genome, AAAGACCGCCCATAATAACCAGCACGAGTGCTGGCCCGCTGTGCATTGCGTTCATAGCGCTTGGCCTGGCACAATGCTTCCGCTTCGGCATCCAGCAGACCGTTCAGCGTTTCTTCAACGCTCTGCCGGACAACCTCGGACACATGTGACCGTAATTCCTGCTCATCCACTGCGATAACCGGAACTTTCTTTTTCTCAAGCTCCTTGATACCTTTCATCCGTAGCCCTCCTTGTTGCTTGGGTGGTTTTGCTTAACCAAAGCCTAACCAACTTGGCGGGCTACTTCCATTTTTTAAA contains:
- a CDS encoding transposase, giving the protein MKGIKELEKKKVPVIAVDEQELRSHVSEVVRQSVEETLNGLLDAEAEALCQAKRYERNAQRASTRAGYYGRS